One Brassica napus cultivar Da-Ae chromosome C2, Da-Ae, whole genome shotgun sequence DNA window includes the following coding sequences:
- the LOC106418780 gene encoding transcription factor SPEECHLESS — protein sequence MQEIISDFLEECEFVDTSLAGDDLFAILESLEGAGEISSTPASTPRDGIASLNELVKDQIHETSSPKRNKRKRLETDKEEDEEEDGEGEGEGEEDNKQDGEQKMSHVTVERNRRKQMNEHLTVLRSLMPCFYVKRGDQASIIGGVVEYISELQQVLQSLEAKKQRKTYAEVLSPRLVSSPRPSPPVLSPRKPPLSPRINHLQIHHHLLPPISPRTPQPTSPYRAHPPQLPLIPQPPLRSYSSLASCSTLGDPLPYSPASSSSSPSVSSNHESSMINELVANSKSALADVEVKFSGANVLLKTVSHKIPGQVMKIIAALEDLALEILQVNINSVDETMLNSFTIKIGIECQLSAEELAQQVQQTFC from the exons ATGCAAGAGATAATATCGGATTTTCTTGAAGAGTGTGAATTCGTTGACACTTCACTAGCCGGTGATGATCTATTTGCTATCTTAGAGAGTCTTGAAGGCGCCGGAGAGATATCCTCCACGCCTGCATCTACACCTAGAGATGGAATCGCAAGTTTAAACGAGTTAGTAAAGGATCAAATCCATGAAACTTCATCTCCTAAGAGGAATAAGAGGAAAAGACTAGAAACCGACAAAGAagaggacgaagaagaagacggagaaggagaaggggaagGGGAGGAAGATAATAAGCAAGATGGGGAACAAAAGATGTCTCATGTAACCGTGGAACGTAACAGGAGAAAGCAAATGAATGAGCACTTGACGGTTCTACGCTCTCTTATGCCTTGTTTCTACGTCAAACGG GGGGACCAAGCATCGATTATAGGAGGAGTTGTGGAATACATAAGCGAGCTACAACAAGTTCTTCAATCTTTAGAAGCCAAGAAACAACGTAAGACCTACGCGGAAGTCCTAAGCCCGAGACTAGTCTCGAGCCCTCGTCCTTCACCGCCTGTCCTAAGCCCGCGAAAACCGCCTCTTAGTCCGCGCATCAACCACCTTCAgatccaccaccacctcctcccTCCCATAAGCCCTCGAACCCCTCAGCCCACAAGCCCATACCGAGCCCATCCGCCGCAACTACCACTCATCCCACAGCCTCCTCTTCGTTCTTACAGCTCATTGGCAAGTTGTAGCACCTTAGGGGATCCACTTCCATACTCTCcagcttcatcttcttcctctccttcaGTTAGTAGTAACCATGAGAGTAGTATGATAAATGAGCTCGTTGCTAACTCAAAGTCGGCTTTGGCTGACGTGGAAGTTAAGTTCTCAGGAGCTAATGTGCTACTTAAAACGGTGTCGCATAAGATCCCTGGACAGGTTATGAAGATAATCGCTGCTCTTGAGGATTTGGCTCTCGAGATTCTTCAGGTTAATATTAACTCGGTCGACGAAACCATGCTTAATTCTTTCACCATCAAG ATTGGAATTGAGTGCCAACTAAGTGCAGAAGAATTGGCTCAACAAGTTCAGCAAACTTTCTGCTAA